The window GATGCTTGGGTCTCTGGCGCAACTTCACCGGGCGGCGCTCGCGGCGACCGCCGCGGCTCGAGATGGTGGGTTCGCTGCGGCACGAGCGGCCGACGCCACCGAGGCGGTTCGCGCTGCGGACGCCGCCGTCGCCGCGGCTTTCCAGGGGCACGGTGTGTCTAGCTCGCGCGCCGATGCAGAGGTCCAGGGGCTCGGGTCGTTCCAAAGGGGATCTCCCATCGAGGTGCGGGTGAGCGTTCCGGTCCGCGTTCTGAGCCTCCCGTTCTTGGGCGCCGGATCGCAGCCGTCGGTGACGGTCCGGGCTCGTCACGTGGCGAGGATCGACCCTTATAGGAGCCGCAGTTGACCCGCGGAGGCGCCGCCGAACGCGGCCAGGTCATGTTGTTGGTGGTTGGCCTCTGTCTCGTCTCGTTCATGGTGGCGGGAGTTGCCGTCGACGGAACGAGGCTGTTCCTGATGCGGCGGAGCCTGCAGAACGCGGTGGACGCGGCGGCGATTGCGGCCGCGGGAGAGGTTGACGTGAAGGCGTTATACGCGACGGAGGGAAGCGCCATGCGTGTGGATCCGCAGGCGGCGCGGACTCGAGCGGTCGCGGTATTGCAGCAGCGGGGAGTGTCCGGGCGGGTGGAGATCGCGGTGGATCGGAACGTGGTTTTGACGAGGCTTCAGACGCATGTGGATGCGTCGTTCTTGCGGCTGGTGGGGGTCGAACAGCTTCGAGTGGCGGCCGAGGCAGCGGCCGAACCCGTGGCGGGGGAGCGGTAGGGCCGCCGAAACGACCAGAAAGGTGGCGGAGTGGGTGGGAAACCTCGGTGCCCGACGCCCCGGCCTATAGGGTAGCCCGCGGCCCATCCAGGACTGGTTTCCCGACAAGGAGGAGCAGGTTTGAACAAGAAGGAACTCATCGATTCCATCGCGGGCTCGACCGGCGAGAACAGGCGCGTCGTCGGAGAGGTTCTCGACGCGACCATCAACACGATCACGACCCAGGTCAAGAAAGGCGAGCGCGTTCAGCTGCCGGGTTTCGGCACCTTCGAGCGCCGCGCACGTTCGGCCCGCACCGCGCGCAACCCGCGTACGGGTGAAGAGATCAAGATCAAGGCGACGAAGGTTCCCGCATTCAAGCCGGGCGCCGGTTTCAAGGATGCGGTCGGCGGAGGCAAGAAGTAAATCCTTCACATACAGCAACACAGGCCCCGGGAGACCGGGGCCTTTTTCTTCGGCCTGGAGCACCGGCAGCCGGCGGTTGACCGTGGGGGCGCTTCGTTCCCGGCGGCCTCGCGGACTGCGGCTGCCGCCCGGGGCACGTATGTTGGATGCGTGAAGAGAGCCGCTCTTGGAGGAGCTCACCGCGGTCCCGTCGCGCCGACGCGGCAACGCCGGACGATCAGGTTCGTCCAAGGGCTTCTGATCGCAGCAGCCATCGCGTTCTTCGTCTTCAGCGGCTACGCATTCGGTCGAGCCGCGGGCTTCGACGAAGGCCGCCGCGCGGGGGGATTCGACGCGCCGCGCGATCCGTCGGTGGTGCAGGCGATCGTCCTGCTGGTGCTGGGCGGTGTCGCGCTAGGGGGGGGATTCCTCCTGAACGGCGGCGGAACGGTGCGCCTACCGACACCCGCTCGGCTTGAGGACCTCGCTGGACGAGCCGAGTCCGTGGCGGTGCAGAGGGCCGAAGAGTCCGCGTCCGGCTCCGCCGGCACGAGCGGCTAGTCCGCCACGCGATACCGCAGCTCTTCGAGCACCTCGGCCGTCCGGCTGGGCGCGTGTTTCGGTTTCGAAAGGAACTCTCTGATGTCTTCGACCGTGTCGATGTCCAGCGCGAGCCGTGGCAGAGAGAGCAGTGCGCAACGCCGCGACTCTCTCTCGGCTTGTTCGAGATGGCGCCTCAAGCTGCCCTCCCCGAAGGTCGGCCGTAGTAGCTCGGGCGGAGTGATGTACATGCCGTTGGTCCCTCCATCCCGCTGCGACGGAACCAACACGATCTCGCTCGTCGCGCCGGTGTCCAGGAGGTCAACCAGATCACCGCGGAACGCCAGCGGAGCGTCCGATGGGATGACGGTGACGCTCTCCGCCCCCGCGGCCGCGACGGCCACGACCGCCGCAGAGACCGCCGCGTTGAGCCCCTCGCCCGGGTCCTCGAACGTCGCGAGACCCCTCCCGTTCGCCTCACTCAAGACGTATGGGTCATCGCTTACCACCCACCACTCGAGGAACTCGACCGTTCCGCACAGCGACAGCGCGTCCTCGAGAAGCGCCTCCGCAACGCGCCTTCGTTCGTCCCCGCTGAGGTGCGTCGAGAGTCTCTGCTTCGCACGGTCCAACCTCTTCACCGGAAGCAATCCTGCGTCCATGCCGCAAGGTTAAGGTCGGCGCCGTGGTCACCTCCGACAGGAAGCACTGGAAGCATCTCTACGAAGAGATAGTGGCGACCGAGATCTGCTGTGGATGCTCCGCGTGCATCGTTGCATGTCCCCACAAGGTCCTCGAGTTCCAGGACTTCGATCCGGTACAAGTCGACGCTCGATCGCCTTTCGACAACTGCATCCACGGCGAAGAGGGATGCTCTCTCTGCGCGATGGCGTGTCTGCGCCTCCACCCTTCGCTCGACGTGATCGAGCAGGTGGTGCACGGCAAGAGACGCGAGCCCGAGCAGCCCGAGGGGACCTACATCTACAAGACCCTTGCTCGCGCCGCCGACCCGAAGATCCTGGAGCGCGGGCAGGACGGAGGGGTGGTGACGGCGCTGTTGGCATGGGGACTCGACCGGGGCGAGCTCGACGGAGCGGTGGTGGCGGCCCCCTCTGAAGGTGTGCCGTGGCTCGACGAACCGAAATTGGTGCAGACCTCCGCAGACCTTCTGGCCACGGCGGGCTCGCGCTACACGTACTGCTCGACGCCGCTCGGCCTGAAGAAGGCGGTCGCCGCCAAGTGCAAGAACGTGGCTCTGGTGGGGGTGTCCTGTGAGTCCACCGCGGTGAGGCAGCTCGCGGCGGAGGGCATCAAGCGCTGGACCCGGCCGGTGAAGCTGGTGATCGGGCTTATGTGCTGCGAGACGTTCGACTACGAGGCCTTCATGGTCGGCAAGGTCGAGCAGGAGAAGCAGATCCCGCTGACCGACATCACGAAGGTCAACGTGAAGGGCAAGGTCATCGTCAGCCTGAAGGACGGGCGGGACGTGGACATCCCCCTGCGCGACGCTCGCCCCTACGCCAACGAGTGGTGCCACCATTGCCCGGACTTCGCGGCCGAGCACGCCGACCTCTCCTGCGGCGGCTTGGGGATGGAGGGATGGACCATGGTCTTGGTGCGCTCGGAGATCGGGCGCGACTATCTAGAGCGGGCGGTCGCCGCCGGAGTGGTCGAGACCCGCGAGGCGTCCGAGGAACCCGGTGCCTTGGAGGTCATGGACCGTTTGGCGCGCAAACAGCGCGCACGTATTGACCCGTTCGATCCTCATGCATCGGCCACGTGGCCGACGGAACAGTTGCTGCAGGCGGCTAGAGCCGAGGCAGCGGATGGCGCCGGCAGCTAAGCCGCGCTCTCCTTGTCCACGCAGTCGGAGCAACGAAAGAGTCGCGAAGGGCCGTTGCCGGGCCGGGTGGACGCGACGAACTCACCCTCGTTGACGGGTGCAACGTCACGACACCAGGCGCAACGAGCCTGCATCCCCTCGGGGAAGTTTCCCTCGATGATGGCGACGCGGCCGCGATGTGCTTGGGGTTCGGTCAGCTTTCTCACCCGGCTATGGTAGCGAACAAACGTTCGCCATGCAAACAGCCAGCTAGACGACGTTATTCGACCGCCTGCAACGCGCGCCGGCATCGGCTTCACGGGGCCTCTACGTATGATGCTCGACCCACAAGAGAGCAGACGTCACTGCTGCGCCCGGAGGGAGATGGACTTCACCTACTGGTTGGCGAAGAGCATCGTCAAGCCGTGGATGAGCTGGTTCCGGTGGAGCATCGAGGGCCTGGAAAGGATCCCGGATCACGGGCCGGCGATCCTCGCCTTCAACCACATAGCTTTCCTGGATCCCTTCGCGGCCGCGTACGCGGTAGACCTAGCGGGCCGGCGGCCGCGGTTCCTGGCGAAGGCCGAGCTGTTCGACGACCCACGCATCAGCTGGATCTTGAAGGGATGTGGCCAGATCCCCGTTCAGCGGGGGACCGCGCAGGCGCCTATGGCGTTGGACACGGCACTTCGCGCTCTTGAGCGGGGCGAGGTGATCGTGATCTTTCCCGAGGGGACGATCACGTCCGATCCCGATCTGAACCCGATGGAGGCGAAGACGGGCATGGCGCGACTCGCGCTCGCGTCCGGTATCGACGTCACCCCTTGCGGGTTGTGGGGGACGGCGAACATCTGGCCGAAGGACTTCGCGACCAGGTGGTGGCCTCCGAAGCAAGACATCATGGTTCGCGTAGGGCAACCTATGAAGATGACGGGGGACCCGAGCTCGACGGATGACTGGCGGCGGTGCGGCGAGATCGTGATGGGGGAGATCGCGCGGCTGGTCGCGAGCCTCCGCCCCGCGGTTCCGGACCGCAGGCGCACGAGGAAGAGGGCTGCATGACCAAGATCGCGTTCATCGGCGCCGGTTCGTGGGGGACCGCGACCGCGTCCCTCGTGGCCGCGAAGAACCAGTACGAAACCGTACTGTGGGCGCGCCGACCCGAGCTGGCGGAGACCATCAACCTCTACCACGAGAACCCCGAGTACCTGCCGAACGTGCGGCTGCCGGAGGCGCTCGTGGCGACTGCCGATCTGGAGAGGGCAGTGGTCGGCGCCGACGTGGTTGTGATGGGAGTTCCCTCTCACGGTTTCCGGAAGGTGCTGAGGGAGGTGGGGACGATCGCCGGAGCGCGTCCGTGCTACACGAGTCTTACGAAGGGTCTAGAGGTGGACACGCGCAAGCGGATGTCTCAGGTGCTGGAGGAGGAGGTAGACGGGATCTCGGAGGCCTGCGTGTCGATGTTGACGGGGCCGAACCTTGCGAAGGAGGTCGTGCAAGGGTTCCCGGCCGCTTCCACCGTTGCGTGCCGCGACGAGACGACGGCGCGCAGATTGCAGGACATCTTCCACGCGCCCACGTTTCGCTGCTACACCAGCACCGACGTCGTCGGCTGCGAGCTGGGCGGCGCGTTCAAGAACGTCATCGCGATCGCAGCGGGTATGGCGGACGGGCTCGGCTTCGGCGATAACACCAAGGCGACGGTCATGACACGAGGGCTCGCGGAGATGGCCCGCTTCAGCGTCAAGTTCGGGGCGCAGCCCCTGACGTTCCTAGGCCTCGCAGGTGTAGGCGACCTCATGGCGACCTGTGCGAGCCCACAGTCCCGCAACCACTCCGTCGGGATCGAGCTGGGCAAGGGACGCAAGATCGACGAGATCATCGGCTCCATGAACATGGTCGCGGAGGGCGTGAAGAGCTGTAAGCCGATCCTGGAGCTGGGGCTCGAGGCAGACGTGTGGATGCCGATAACCGAGAACGTCGTCAAGATCTGTCACGAGGGCCAGAGCCTCAACGATGTCGTCGCCGATCTCCTGTCGCGCGAGATCCGGTCCGAGCTGGCCGGGATAGAGGAGTACCTCGAGACGAAGGTTACCTAGCGGCTTCTTTCCAGGGCCTGCTCGAGGTCGTCCAAGATGTCGTCCACGTCCTCCAGCCCGACCGACAGCCGGCAGAAGCCTTCCGAGATACCGACGGCTTCCAGCTCCTCTTTCGAGAGCTGCGTGTGCGTGACCGTCGCGGCGTGGACGATCAGCGAGTGAGTGCCGCCTAGCGACGCGGCGGGGCGGATCAGGCGGAGCGCGCTCTGGAACCGCGCTGCCCGCTCTCTTCCGCCCGCCACCGAGAACCCCAGTGTCCCGCCCCCCCGGCCCCCCAAGAGCTTGGCCGTTAGCTCGTGAGCGGCGTCGTCCTCTAGAGCGGGGTAGTTCACCGACTCCACGTCGTCGCGGCCAATCAGTGCCTGCCCCACGGCAAGAGCGCTATCGGAGGAGCGCTCGACGCGGAGATGCAACGTCGCCAGCCCGCGCAGCGCGAGCCACGCGGAGAACGGGGCCAGCGTCGGCCCAAGCTCGCGCGCTAGCTCCTTCACCGGTTCGAGTGCCTCGCGCGACGAGCAGAGGACGCCGCCGGTCAGATCGTGGTGGCCGCCGAGGAACTTCGTCGCCGAGTGCACCACCATCGTGGCGCCGTGCTCGATCGGTCTGCAGAGGATCGGGCTCGCGAAGGTGTTGTCGACTACCAGCGGGATCCCGGCGTCTTCGGCTATCGCTGCGAGACGGGGGAGGTCCGCTACTTCAACGACTGGATTGCCGATCGTCTCGCAGTACAGCAGCTTCGCCCCGCGACATGCAGCCGCGAGCGTGTCGAGATCCGACACGTCCGCGAACGTGGTGGTGATCCCGTACCGCGGCAGCGTGTGGGACAGCACGGAGTAGGACCCGCCGTAGAGCTGGCGTGCCGCGACTATGCGGTCACCCGACGAGCACAGCGACAAGAACACGGCCGAGATCGCCGCCATCCCGGACGAGAACGCCTCGGCGTCGGGCGCACCCTCCAAACCGGCGACGGCGGCTTCGAACGCGTCGATCGTCGGGTTCGCCCAGCGGGTGTAGACGTAACCGGAGCCGGTCTTCGCCTCCGTCGCCAGGGCGAACTCGTCTGTGTCCGAGAAAGCGTAGGTGGTCGACGGCTCCAGCACCGGGGCTATCGGTTCGCCGGGCTGGCGTGGTGGTCTCGGGGGATGGACGGAGCGCGTGCCTAAGCCCGCGCCCGCCGGGTCACGCTTGACGTTCAGCCGGTATCAGAGGTGAACGACGGGGCAAGTCAAGGTACGGGTGATCCCCTCGACAGCTTGGATGCGCGCGACGACCAACTTCCCGAGGTCGTCGACGTTGGGCGCGCTCGCGCGCACGATGACGTCGTAGGGACCGGTTACGTCTTCGGCCGCGTCGACACCCTCGATCTCTCGCACCTCTTTCGCGACCTGCGCGGCTTTGCCAACCTCGGTCTGGATCAGGATGTATGCCTGGACGTCAGCCACCTCGTCCTCCTCGAAAAGGTCTTGGAAAAGTGTGCGGAGTGTAGCAAAGGGCCCCTAGGAGGCCGCCGGGTAAGCTCGCATCTTCCTCATATGTCTCACCAGCAAGGAGAGATGATGCGACCGCAGGGAATGGCCGGTATCGCGCGGCCGGGGAACGTCTATCGGAACGTGAGCCCGCCTCAGCTGATCGAGATGAGCGTTGCCCGCGGCGAGGGCGTGCTTGCCCGGTCGGGTGCCCTGGTGACGAACACGACGCCACGAACCGGCCGCTCGCCTCGGGATCGATTCTTCGTCGCTCACGGCGACTCGAAGAGCAAGATCGATTGGGGCCAGACGAATCAGCCGGTTGAGCCAGAGGTTTTCGACGCTCTGTTCGATCGGGTCCGCCACCACCTCGAGGGTCGCGACCTGTTCGTCGTAGACGGCATCGTCGGCGCGGATCCGGATAACCAGATCCACCTGAGGGTGATCAGCGAGCTCGCGTGGCACGCGTTGTTCGCCCTGCAATTGTTCCGCAGGCCCAGTCGTGAAGAGCTCGCCTCCTTCGAGCCCGACTTCACGCTTGTCGGCGCGCCGAGCTTCCAAGCTGTGCCGGAACGCGACGGCACCAACTCAGAGACCTTCATCGGCATCGACATCGAGCGGAAGCAGATCCTGATCTGCGGAACCCGCTACGCGGGTGAGATGAAGAAATCCCTCTTCACCTCTGCGAACTATCTGTTCCCACAGCAGGGCGTGCTTCCGATGCATTGCTCCTCGAACGTCGGAGAGGCCGGCGACGTCGCGCTGTTCTTCGGGCTGTCCGGCACCGGCAAGACCACGCTCTCGGCCGACCCGCGCCGCCGCCTGATCGGGGACGACGAGCACGGCTGGTCGGACAACGGGATCTTCAACTTCGAGGGCGGCTGTTACGCGAAGTGCATCAACCTCTCGCAGAGGAACGAACCCCAGATCTGGAACGCGATCCGCTTCGGATCGGTCGTCGAGAACGTGGTCGTCGATCCAGACAGCCGGCAGGTGGACTACACCGACTCGTCGATCACCGAGAACACCCGGGTCGCCTACCCGCTCGAGTTCATCGATGGCTTCATCCCCGAGGGGCGCGCGGGGCACGCGCAAACGATCGTGTTCCTGACCGCAGACGCCTTCGGCGTGCTGCCACCCGTATCTCGTCTCGATCACAACGCCGCGATGTATCACTTCCTCTCCGGCTTCACCGCGAAGCTCGCGGGCACCGAGGCTGGTCTCGGAGCCGAACCCGAGGCGACGTTCTCCACTGGATTCGGCGCACCGTTCCTGCCCCTGCGGCCCGGGGTCTACGCGCAGATGCTCGGCGAGCGCGTGGCGAGGCATGGCGCGAGCGTGTACCTCGTGAACACGGGTTGGACCGGTGGCCCGTTCGGCGTCGGCAAGCGGATGGATCTGCCCGCGACGCGAGCCATGGTCGAGGCCGCGACCGGCGGTGCGCTGGTGCAGGTGCAGACGAGGCGGCACCCGATCTTCAACCTCGACGTGCCCGTCTCGTGTCCGGGGGTGCCGGATGAGGTCCTGGATCCGCAAGGGACGTGGGACGACCCGGCTGCCTACGACGAGCAGGCGAGGGAGTTAGCGCGGATGTTCGTCAAGAACTTCGAACGCTTCGCGGACTCCGTTCCGGCCGAGGTGACGCAGGCGGGTCCCGTCCAGGAATAGGGCTCGGCTCTCAGCAAGCGATGGTTTCCTCCGACGCTCCGGTCTCGGACCTTGGCGAGAACGCGCTCGTGGCGCTTCTGAAGGAGCGGTTCCCTGCGGCCCCCGGCGAGCTCGGGATCGGTGATGACGCTGCCGTCTTCGCGCCGCGCGGCCCCCGCATCGTCTTCACCACCGACTCGATGGTGGAAGGGGTCGACTTCGAGCTGAGTTACTTCTCCGGGTCCGATGTGGGCTGGAAGGTGATCGCGATCAACGCTTCCGACATCGCCGCCATGGGTGGCGACCCGTGGAAGGCCCTGATCACCCTGTGCATGCCGCGCTCGACGCGCACCGGCTTCGTACAAGACTTGATCGACGGAGTGGTGGCGGCCGCCGAAGCTATGGACGTCGAGATCGTGGGCGGTGATCTCAGCGAGGCCGACCGGATCGTGGTCGGGGCCGCGGCATTGGGAACCACCGACCAGGCCATCCCACGTTCAGGCGCACGTATGGGTGATGCGATCTGCGTTACCGGTTGCTTCGGAGGCTCCAGTGGCGGGCTCGCCCTTCTCCAACAAGATCCCACAGCAGAGGGTCCCCTGGTGACGAGACACAAGCGTCCGCGCCCGCGCCTGGCGGAGGCTCGGGTTCTGAGAGAGCTGCGCCCGTCGGCGATGATGGATGTGTCGGATGGCCTGGTCGTCGATCTCGATCGGCTGCTCGTGTCCAGTGGTAAGGGCTGTGAGGTCGACCCGACGCGGATCCCGGTCGATCCTGCGCTCAGCGTGGGGGATGATCGGACCGCAGCTTTGTTCGGGGGCGAGGACTTCGAGCTTCTGCTCACGCTGCGTCGAGAAGATGTGACGGCGGCCGCGTCCGCACTGGAGTCGTTGGGTACGCGGTTCTCTGAGATCGGTGTCATCACAGAGGACGAGGCCCTTATCGGAGGCCGCCCTCTGAGTCGTTTGAAGGAGCAAGGATGGGATCACCTGCAGAGTCCGTGACCGGCTTGCCGCGTGCGCTCACGATCGCGGGATCGGACTCGGGCGGAGGCGCTGGGATCCAGGCCGATCTCAAGGTCTTCTTCGCGCTCGGGTGTCACGGGACCAGCGCCGTCACGGCCTTGACCGCGCAGAACACCGTCGGTGTCACCGGGGTCCACGACGTCCCGGCGGATTTCGTCACCGAGCAGATCGAGGCGGTCGCCTCAGACATCGGCATCGACGCGGCGAAGACCGGCATGCTCTCGTCGGCCGAGATCGTGAC of the Actinomycetota bacterium genome contains:
- a CDS encoding pilus assembly protein TadG-related protein codes for the protein MTRGGAAERGQVMLLVVGLCLVSFMVAGVAVDGTRLFLMRRSLQNAVDAAAIAAAGEVDVKALYATEGSAMRVDPQAARTRAVAVLQQRGVSGRVEIAVDRNVVLTRLQTHVDASFLRLVGVEQLRVAAEAAAEPVAGER
- a CDS encoding HU family DNA-binding protein: MNKKELIDSIAGSTGENRRVVGEVLDATINTITTQVKKGERVQLPGFGTFERRARSARTARNPRTGEEIKIKATKVPAFKPGAGFKDAVGGGKK
- the cofC gene encoding 2-phospho-L-lactate guanylyltransferase, producing the protein MDAGLLPVKRLDRAKQRLSTHLSGDERRRVAEALLEDALSLCGTVEFLEWWVVSDDPYVLSEANGRGLATFEDPGEGLNAAVSAAVVAVAAAGAESVTVIPSDAPLAFRGDLVDLLDTGATSEIVLVPSQRDGGTNGMYITPPELLRPTFGEGSLRRHLEQAERESRRCALLSLPRLALDIDTVEDIREFLSKPKHAPSRTAEVLEELRYRVAD
- a CDS encoding Coenzyme F420 hydrogenase/dehydrogenase, beta subunit C-terminal domain, which produces MVTSDRKHWKHLYEEIVATEICCGCSACIVACPHKVLEFQDFDPVQVDARSPFDNCIHGEEGCSLCAMACLRLHPSLDVIEQVVHGKRREPEQPEGTYIYKTLARAADPKILERGQDGGVVTALLAWGLDRGELDGAVVAAPSEGVPWLDEPKLVQTSADLLATAGSRYTYCSTPLGLKKAVAAKCKNVALVGVSCESTAVRQLAAEGIKRWTRPVKLVIGLMCCETFDYEAFMVGKVEQEKQIPLTDITKVNVKGKVIVSLKDGRDVDIPLRDARPYANEWCHHCPDFAAEHADLSCGGLGMEGWTMVLVRSEIGRDYLERAVAAGVVETREASEEPGALEVMDRLARKQRARIDPFDPHASATWPTEQLLQAARAEAADGAGS
- a CDS encoding 1-acyl-sn-glycerol-3-phosphate acyltransferase, with amino-acid sequence MDFTYWLAKSIVKPWMSWFRWSIEGLERIPDHGPAILAFNHIAFLDPFAAAYAVDLAGRRPRFLAKAELFDDPRISWILKGCGQIPVQRGTAQAPMALDTALRALERGEVIVIFPEGTITSDPDLNPMEAKTGMARLALASGIDVTPCGLWGTANIWPKDFATRWWPPKQDIMVRVGQPMKMTGDPSSTDDWRRCGEIVMGEIARLVASLRPAVPDRRRTRKRAA
- a CDS encoding NAD(P)-dependent glycerol-3-phosphate dehydrogenase, with the protein product MTKIAFIGAGSWGTATASLVAAKNQYETVLWARRPELAETINLYHENPEYLPNVRLPEALVATADLERAVVGADVVVMGVPSHGFRKVLREVGTIAGARPCYTSLTKGLEVDTRKRMSQVLEEEVDGISEACVSMLTGPNLAKEVVQGFPAASTVACRDETTARRLQDIFHAPTFRCYTSTDVVGCELGGAFKNVIAIAAGMADGLGFGDNTKATVMTRGLAEMARFSVKFGAQPLTFLGLAGVGDLMATCASPQSRNHSVGIELGKGRKIDEIIGSMNMVAEGVKSCKPILELGLEADVWMPITENVVKICHEGQSLNDVVADLLSREIRSELAGIEEYLETKVT
- a CDS encoding aminotransferase class I/II-fold pyridoxal phosphate-dependent enzyme, which produces MLEPSTTYAFSDTDEFALATEAKTGSGYVYTRWANPTIDAFEAAVAGLEGAPDAEAFSSGMAAISAVFLSLCSSGDRIVAARQLYGGSYSVLSHTLPRYGITTTFADVSDLDTLAAACRGAKLLYCETIGNPVVEVADLPRLAAIAEDAGIPLVVDNTFASPILCRPIEHGATMVVHSATKFLGGHHDLTGGVLCSSREALEPVKELARELGPTLAPFSAWLALRGLATLHLRVERSSDSALAVGQALIGRDDVESVNYPALEDDAAHELTAKLLGGRGGGTLGFSVAGGRERAARFQSALRLIRPAASLGGTHSLIVHAATVTHTQLSKEELEAVGISEGFCRLSVGLEDVDDILDDLEQALERSR
- a CDS encoding Lrp/AsnC ligand binding domain-containing protein, whose product is MADVQAYILIQTEVGKAAQVAKEVREIEGVDAAEDVTGPYDVIVRASAPNVDDLGKLVVARIQAVEGITRTLTCPVVHL
- the pckA gene encoding phosphoenolpyruvate carboxykinase (ATP); the encoded protein is MMRPQGMAGIARPGNVYRNVSPPQLIEMSVARGEGVLARSGALVTNTTPRTGRSPRDRFFVAHGDSKSKIDWGQTNQPVEPEVFDALFDRVRHHLEGRDLFVVDGIVGADPDNQIHLRVISELAWHALFALQLFRRPSREELASFEPDFTLVGAPSFQAVPERDGTNSETFIGIDIERKQILICGTRYAGEMKKSLFTSANYLFPQQGVLPMHCSSNVGEAGDVALFFGLSGTGKTTLSADPRRRLIGDDEHGWSDNGIFNFEGGCYAKCINLSQRNEPQIWNAIRFGSVVENVVVDPDSRQVDYTDSSITENTRVAYPLEFIDGFIPEGRAGHAQTIVFLTADAFGVLPPVSRLDHNAAMYHFLSGFTAKLAGTEAGLGAEPEATFSTGFGAPFLPLRPGVYAQMLGERVARHGASVYLVNTGWTGGPFGVGKRMDLPATRAMVEAATGGALVQVQTRRHPIFNLDVPVSCPGVPDEVLDPQGTWDDPAAYDEQARELARMFVKNFERFADSVPAEVTQAGPVQE
- the thiL gene encoding thiamine-phosphate kinase, whose translation is MVSSDAPVSDLGENALVALLKERFPAAPGELGIGDDAAVFAPRGPRIVFTTDSMVEGVDFELSYFSGSDVGWKVIAINASDIAAMGGDPWKALITLCMPRSTRTGFVQDLIDGVVAAAEAMDVEIVGGDLSEADRIVVGAAALGTTDQAIPRSGARMGDAICVTGCFGGSSGGLALLQQDPTAEGPLVTRHKRPRPRLAEARVLRELRPSAMMDVSDGLVVDLDRLLVSSGKGCEVDPTRIPVDPALSVGDDRTAALFGGEDFELLLTLRREDVTAAASALESLGTRFSEIGVITEDEALIGGRPLSRLKEQGWDHLQSP